One Kaistella polysaccharea DNA segment encodes these proteins:
- the nusB gene encoding transcription antitermination factor NusB: protein MLGRRQIREKVVESLYSYNQNPIKFDVLEKNMFSEIDKIYHLYIYQLNFLVALKDLAERQIEIGKKKYIKSDSDTNPNQKFINNKVLLKLEENEERLSFTSKHQDLKWDIYDELLIKTFQRMTAGKRYQDFMKEDGFSFEEDQKFIGKLFLRYIAENEDFHEHLEEKEMSWADDFHISNSMIQKTIGFFKENEPSHTLIKMIKDEDDREFARRLLKETLNHWEETEKKLEGRLENWDLERISLLDKIILIAAMSEIDYFPLTPARVIINEYIEISKVFSTDRSNIFINGILDKYTKDLNRN, encoded by the coding sequence ATGTTAGGAAGAAGACAAATTCGTGAAAAGGTTGTTGAATCATTGTATTCTTACAACCAAAATCCAATAAAATTCGATGTTCTAGAGAAGAATATGTTCTCTGAAATCGACAAGATCTATCATCTTTACATTTATCAACTTAACTTTTTAGTTGCTCTGAAAGATTTAGCGGAAAGACAGATCGAAATCGGGAAAAAGAAATATATTAAATCTGACAGTGACACGAATCCCAATCAAAAATTTATCAACAATAAGGTCTTGCTTAAACTGGAAGAAAATGAAGAACGTCTTTCTTTTACGTCTAAGCATCAGGATTTGAAATGGGATATTTATGATGAATTGCTCATCAAAACCTTTCAGCGAATGACCGCTGGTAAAAGATACCAGGATTTCATGAAAGAAGATGGTTTTTCATTCGAAGAAGATCAGAAATTCATCGGAAAATTGTTCTTGCGATATATTGCAGAAAATGAAGATTTTCACGAGCATCTGGAAGAAAAAGAGATGAGTTGGGCTGATGATTTTCATATTTCCAATTCGATGATTCAAAAGACGATTGGTTTTTTTAAGGAAAATGAGCCGAGTCACACTTTAATTAAAATGATTAAAGATGAAGACGATCGGGAATTCGCCAGACGACTTTTGAAAGAAACCCTAAATCACTGGGAAGAAACTGAAAAGAAACTAGAAGGCCGCCTCGAAAACTGGGATTTAGAAAGAATTTCTTTACTGGATAAAATAATTCTAATTGCAGCAATGTCTGAAATTGATTATTTCCCTTTAACTCCTGCGCGAGTTATTATCAACGAATATATCGAAATTTCGAAAGTGTTTTCAACCGACCGTTCTAATATTTTTATTAATGGTATTTTAGATAAATATACCAAAGATCTCAACAGAAATTAA